The DNA window GAATTAAGATTAACATTAACAAGAAAAAACTACGACAtgttttaataaatgaggaatgtATGAGGATGGAAGGGTACGTGGAGGTAATGtgaataattttaaatgataaatgatTGATGCAATAAGCAATAGTATAAatagtacatatttatattttaatataagatttaaatactataaatacttatattttatttaaaacagagagtatacatattaattttagttcatatttagataatcAAGTGATATCGATCCGTAGGGTCTAGTTTATTTCGTTTTTAATagtaacttctatataaaagttttagtattaaatgtaccactttagtagtttgaaataTGTACTACCGAAAATCGACAAAGTAGGCAATTTCAACCTCTAGCATTGGGCCAACCGAGCATTGCCTTGTTTGTGAGCCtcaaagcttttttttttttttgacaatccTACATGCAAGAAGCTAGGCATATTTGATAAGAGTAAATGTGTTGGTAAATATGAGACTGGTAGAGAAATGAATTGAGGGCGGGGATAAAATAAAAGCATGAAGAATATTAGTATTACCTTGtcttaaaataagattatttttttgtccattctaacttgtctcaaaataaattcatttatgaATCATTGCATTAGAGTTTGTGAAAGCATGTAATAAATACATTAAGAATAGGCCAAGCAGAGGATAATTATAATAAGATTTGATAAAGCAGATGATATTCTAATCTTTTGGTTTGTGTATTAGTATGCATGTGATGCGtgtaaaatgaatttattttgatataaaggAAGTGGAGGATTATGATAGATACCCTTTAGTGGAGAGGTGTCATTTCCCAATTCTATTTGCCAAATTTATTGGGCTTTATTTATATAGTCACTGGAAGTGAACATTGTTAGCTGATTGCCCGCTTGGATGAGCTACTATATCTTTGCTCACACGCAAGTTTTTTGAAACCGAGCCAGCCCGAGCTGGTGTGATATTAAGCACTAAGATAAGGCATGGAACCAAAAAGTAGAACTTaaaagagcaggtacaatagcgagctataagttagctataaacatattttaaatagataagtgaggtgagagaagagcagtgagctacagatttatagtcagctgcagcATAGACTTCAAGACAAATACGTGTATTAATCAATTTCTGCCAAACACCAAAAATTCATCCAACAAGACGAGGCAAGCTTGTGAAACATATGAAAATAACCTTTTTTCTAACTTGGGAGAAATGTTGAAGAATAAATGTTAACTTTGTATGGCAGACAAATGGATGCTTTGAAACACattattggaaaaaaaagggcagaatataaaaagaattttGACTGCAAGTGTAACACTGAGGATCCTAAAACACATgagaaataaagaaatgaTCCTATGCATACACCGCCAAAGAAATGTAGAAATCGAGTGAGAGAGCTATACTTAAAGGAACTTTTTCCAATGATTTGTAGGATTGTCCATtacataggaattttaaagaaaagtactccttcatattttttatatatttttatatgacgccttgacttttaggtttacgtttgactatttctacatataattattaattattttattataatataatttattagtataaaaactttatgtatacgttataattttgaataaaacgaacaatcaaacataaatttaaaaatcaatggtgtcATCAAAAATACAAAGGTTGTATATGGTCCAAAACTTTGCTACGGTCTTTAGAGGAATTTTACCTATACAATTAAAATCCCCTaacttttttagattttttctacaaataaaaaatttccatgAGTCCGTATAGCCCATACTTATTTTCATAGACACATTGTAATATAGAGATGTGTTCCGGGTCTAGATAAAAATCGTATAGATCAACTAGGCCACCTAGAAAACgagagttcttttttttttttctttcccatCCTTGTACACGCACAAAACAGACGTTGTCTGTGACTATATatttcctccgttttatattataagacttttatccttgtctaaattcatatatatgctaataaatatagatacatatataaaatatactttaatatatgaataaatctagaaaaacctaaaaagtagaacggatggagtacttttctttttcatagcGAGGCTATATGGGTTTCTTTCTAAGACGTATGAGCATAAgtctcaaatataaaaaatgtttactTTTTCGAGGACAAAAACTCTAGCTTTATTAGATGTTGGTCGCAACAAAGCCATACTGGATGTGGATGTAGAATCAAATGGTCTTTTTAGAGTCATGACCATTTTTCCCGTATGGAAATGGTTAAGAGCATTACATATTTCCACGTTAGTTGTGAAATTATAAGAGATCTAACATATATGTGAAGAAACACATCACCTTATTCCTTAGATTTTGACGTAGTAACGTACATTGCGATCTAacaattattattatagtctaataattattattatagtcTATCTAATTCAACATATATGGTCCAATGGACAATAGTACAGGAAGACCCGACAGATCGTGAGTACATGCAGGCTGcatgcttaaaaaatcattagcaTACGAGGAAGGGATGGTAAATGACCGAGTGACGATGACATGTGAAGCTATACGGTAAAGAGACTATGAATGGCGGGAGGATAACAATGtgtaaaagaaaagattattGAATTTTGATTGTCAAAGAGCAATATATATCTAATACAAGTAGAAAAACATACGCCGCTTTTTATTTGTACAAGACACTTTACGATCAAAGAGCTCCGTGATACTAAATTACGAAAGTTGCAATGTATCATGATCCGATAATCCGTTTtcacaaacaaaaagaaaagaaacacgTTCCTGCGTCGATCCAACAGGAAAAGTATAAAACGAGCAGAAGTGATAAAAAGGCTGCCAAGCCCGTCCGTCCACAGCCCAGAAAATGTCAAAAGTATTTTCGTTCGTGTCATCTCACGGCGCCAGGGCCGATGCCACGCCACCTTCGCGCGCGCCCGGACTGCAAACAATTGTACAGCCCTCACATCCCGTCAGCTTCCGTTACCTCTGTGCACAAGACCACAAGTTAACCGGGCGACCAGACGACGGGGAAGCCGTCGCACGCATAAATATGCCCACTCCTCCACACTTCCTCTGACAACTCACTGCCCCTTTCCTCCTTTCATCAAGAACCTGCCTCGCTTCTTCACCTTCGTCCCTCCATTGCCACCATCCGAAACCGAGGAGGTGCAACCCGGAGGTCTCCCGTATGGGCGAGGAGAAAGAAGCCGACTCGCCTCAGCCACCATCCAAGCTGCCACGCCTCTCCGCCGCTGACCCGAATGCAGGTAGGTGCATCAGTGCATGTGTTCCGGTCAGGTTTTGTGTGTGCGAGACTGCGAGTTTCGTGATTAGTATGGCGTGCTGTGGTGACGTAGGAATGGTGACCATGGCggcacccccgccgccggtgggtCTTGGGCTGGGGCTGGGACTCGGCGGCGACAGCCGTGGCGAGCGTGACGTGGAACCGTCGCCGGCATCGGCCCCGGCGCATAAGGCGACGGTGTTGACGTtcatgcagcagcaggagctGGAGCACCAGGTGCTCATCTACCGCTACTTCGCCGCGGGCGCGCCCGTGCCGGTGCACCTCGTGCTCCCTATCTGGAAGAGCGtcgcctcttcctccttcgGGCCGCACCGCTTCCCTTCCCGTACGTGGcagcaacaaaaaagaaacaactattttttttcttgatcatGCACAACTCTTTCGACCGTTCGATGATGTGGATGACATTTTTGAGTGGCAGTGATGGGTTTGGGGAACCTGTGCTTCGACTACAGGAGCAGCATGGAGCCGGACCCTGGGCGGTGCAGGCGCACGGACGGCAAGAAGTGGCGGTGCTCGCGCGACGTGGTGCCGGGGCACAAGTACTGCGAGCGGCACGTccaccgcggccgcggccgttCAAGAAAGCCTGTGGAAGCCCCCGCGGCCGCCACCCCGgcgaacagcggcggcggtggaatcGTCTTCTCCCCCACCAGCGTCCTCCTCGCCCACGGCGCCGCACGGGCCACATGACCTGACTAGAGAGCGCCCGCCCCGTATGTTTGTCTCATCGGCGCATGGGAAAACCCAAATCCGCAGGGATTATGTCATGTCCTGTAtaactctttttcttttctcgtcGCAACTTTTGAAGCCAAACAAATTTCGCCGAGTTCGATGGCATGCTACTTCGTGAGTTTTGAGTAGCTGTCGCGGTGGGAGTACGCCCGtgggtgcgtgcgtgcgtgcggcgTGTGAGCTTTGCTTGGCCGGCGACACACGTAGCAGGCGGCCGGTGCGCGATAATTTACTTTTGTTGGGTTGTGTGGGGGTAGCGCGGCTGCCTCGGTGGCGGAGGCCGCGGGTGTGGTGGCATGGGCAACGGGGGCCCCGGCGAGTTGCGTCCCCTggggccgcgcgcgcggcggaggggaggaggggagagaaagagagcgCTCTGGAGCAGCTGCAGCCTGCATGCACTGACCTTGTCAGTTGAGTGGCTCGGGCAGAGTGAGGCATTGGATGCTGCTCTCTGTCTGGGCGTGGTGCAGTGGCCCCCCGTGGCCGTGGCCCAGCGACAAGTCCCGACTCGCACCGCATGACTCCCTGTTGTGTCGCAGGCGCGGCTGCTGCAGTGCTTCTCACTCACGCATGGAAACGGTGATCGTTGTATCCGTATACTGGTATACTGAGCATGACGCCGATCACGACAACGCCTGCTTTGATATTGCAAACTATAGGTACAACAACAACGATGATGGATCAGGTGTTCTATCTGCGTTGACATCGTCAAGTGGCTccagaggagaggggaggtaATATATCACATGGACCGAGACCACTCCTTCCATTCACGGTGCAAATGGCATATAGGTGTGTCTTtagtttcatatatataacttacaTGTGTCTTTAGTTCCACGTATCagtctattatttttttatggtagTCATAATATTTTGCAGCTTATAGAGAAgtctaatattttatattgtacatattataaatcaaagaaaaatgccCTTGGTCCCCACCCTCAAACATCATGCCGCTACGGCGCCGCCCTCACCGCATCCTCCACCCTTGCGATGTCCATGTCCCCACCCTTGCCCCTGCCTTCCTCCCTATTGTACCATCGCCCTCGCCCCTCACTACCACACACTATCGCGCAGAGCTCACATTCTAGACCTAGCTCGATGGGTGGCTAGACAGAGACAACCCCAACATCGACTCCGCCTTGGATTGCCACCAACTAGCCGAGCTAATTGGACCTGGCTGGCGACTTCAACAACGATTATTGGCCCGCTTTCCATTGGAGCCGGTAGGATGGCGTAGTAGATTTGGTTACCGATCCAACATAGCTGAGTGGCAAAGCGGTGTTGAGAGCTCGTCGCCAGGAGACGCTACCGAGTGGATCCACTTTTCACTCTCCTTAGAATACACTCCCTCCTAAGCCACTTGAGCCTTCATCAAGACGCTCTGACACCAACAAGGGTACGGATAAAAACGGTAGAAAAACTATCTCTTccatttatatatctatatttttgttcGAAAAAAATGGAATGGTATAGGCTAAAACAAAAACGATATCGGTATTATCAGAATTCTAGAAACGAAATAACCAGTACGAAAATATATCGATATAGGTCGGTAGGCGAAAATGCATAtcaaaaacaataatatacTTAGCAGTATATATTTAGTATAAAGATAGGTACATAACAATATCACTTTATACTCACACATATCAATTAATGCCATACCGAGTATAGAGAACGGGAGAGTAAGGGTTGGTTAGGGTTAGTTAGATGGGTTGTGTGATTGTGTCTGTGAGACTTGGCCAGGCTAGGGTTTTTGTTCTTGGCTTTCAGAAATTTTGCGATAATTTTCGGAATTTTTAGTCCAATACGAAATTCTGACAAATGGGTGGAAAAATGCATCACCGTATTTGGACAACTTTACTGTTTCTATTTCAAAGGATTTATCTTACCGGCTCGACAGAAAGCGGAAACGACAGTCGGTACGGTCGGGATTTTCCGTAACATTTTCAACCCTATACAAGGGtatgcctttttctttttctctcctctatGGTGGAGATTCTCCTACATAGATAGCCGGAGCTCCTCACCACGGTGGTGTATTGTGTATCACATAAACGTTCTACTCTAGTTTTCAATGGAATAGAGTACAATAAGGTATATTAGGACATTTAGGGTGCATTCAATAAGGTTGTGATCCTAAACCCCCTAGCATATAGTAAAATAGAATGATGAATTAGCctataataactaattaagtaTTCTATTTGTCCCAAAAGAAATTTATCTTCTGTTGTCTTgtctcaaataattttttaagtaagcATTACATTAGAGTTTATGAATGCGGGAAACAAATTCATTGGACTAGATACATAGAATAAGAGCatttaggatttaaattaACATGCCCTAATCTCTCTAGACCACACGATGAGATATTGAGATAAAGATCACTTAGCATTGTAGATGTCCGCCAAAACAATTGCTCATGGTCAGAACCTTATTGCTGCTATTAGTAGTTAACTCAGTATCTATGGGACATGCTGCTTGTCACTACTCAACTCTACCTCGTAACTCTAACTTACAATTCAGAGCTATGTCAAAcgatatagatttttttagtagAGTTAGCGGAGTTACTCCTAGATGCTGAGTTTTTGCTGCTCCACAACTCCACTTTACTCAAAAAA is part of the Oryza brachyantha chromosome 2, ObraRS2, whole genome shotgun sequence genome and encodes:
- the LOC102712778 gene encoding growth-regulating factor 10, with product MGEEKEADSPQPPSKLPRLSAADPNAGMVTMAAPPPPVGLGLGLGLGGDSRGERDVEPSPASAPAHKATVLTFMQQQELEHQVLIYRYFAAGAPVPVHLVLPIWKSVASSSFGPHRFPSLMGLGNLCFDYRSSMEPDPGRCRRTDGKKWRCSRDVVPGHKYCERHVHRGRGRSRKPVEAPAAATPANSGGGGIVFSPTSVLLAHGAARAT